One window of the Parasphingopyxis algicola genome contains the following:
- a CDS encoding arsinothricin resistance N-acetyltransferase ArsN1 family B — translation MTIAVRPGRADDAESCRAIYAPFVENTWVSFEEEVPSVREMGRRIEGYGASHGWVVAEDDGEIAGYAYGSPHRLRHAYRFSCDVAIYVPDTRVRRGLGRALYEALFPILAEHDVHAAFAGIAIPNEGSEALHKAVGFTPVGIYREVGWKFGAWRDVGWWQRIIAS, via the coding sequence ATGACCATCGCGGTGCGCCCGGGCCGGGCCGACGATGCCGAAAGCTGCCGAGCGATCTACGCGCCGTTCGTCGAGAATACATGGGTGAGCTTCGAGGAAGAAGTGCCGTCGGTGCGCGAGATGGGCCGGCGGATCGAAGGCTATGGCGCTTCGCACGGCTGGGTCGTCGCCGAGGATGACGGCGAGATCGCGGGCTATGCCTATGGTTCGCCGCACAGGCTGCGCCATGCCTATCGCTTTTCCTGCGACGTCGCGATCTACGTTCCGGACACGAGGGTCCGGCGGGGCCTCGGCCGGGCGCTGTACGAGGCGCTGTTCCCGATCCTGGCCGAGCATGACGTCCACGCCGCCTTTGCCGGTATCGCCATCCCCAATGAGGGCAGCGAAGCGCTGCACAAGGCGGTCGGCTTCACGCCGGTCGGCATCTATCGCGAGGTCGGCTGGAAATTCGGCGCATGGCGCGATGTCGGTTGGTGGCAGCGAATCATAGCATCTTGA
- a CDS encoding heavy metal-binding domain-containing protein, whose product MIITTTPQIEGRPISRYCGVVTGEAIIGANIFSDMFAKVRDIVGGRAGAYEKALKTARREAFADLEHEAEDAGADAVVGVDLDYEVIGETGSMLMVSVSGTAVKLG is encoded by the coding sequence ATGATCATCACGACGACACCGCAGATCGAAGGCCGACCGATTAGCCGCTATTGCGGCGTGGTGACCGGCGAGGCGATCATCGGGGCCAATATCTTTTCCGACATGTTCGCCAAGGTGCGCGATATCGTCGGCGGACGGGCCGGTGCCTATGAGAAGGCGCTGAAAACTGCCCGCCGCGAAGCCTTTGCCGATCTGGAACATGAGGCCGAGGACGCCGGCGCCGATGCGGTGGTGGGCGTCGATCTCGACTATGAGGTGATCGGCGAGACGGGGTCGATGCTGATGGTCTCGGTTTCCGGCACGGCGGTCAAGCTCGGTTGA
- a CDS encoding DUF2312 domain-containing protein: MADGAVQADRLRLLIERIERLEEEKKGIADDIKDVYAEAKAVGYDPKVMRKVVSLRKMDTNDRREQDDLLDTYKSALGMD; the protein is encoded by the coding sequence ATGGCGGACGGCGCAGTACAGGCGGACAGGCTCAGGCTCCTGATCGAACGGATCGAGCGGCTCGAGGAAGAGAAGAAGGGTATCGCCGACGATATCAAGGACGTTTACGCGGAGGCCAAGGCCGTCGGTTACGATCCCAAGGTCATGCGCAAGGTCGTCAGCCTCCGGAAGATGGACACCAATGACCGGCGCGAGCAGGACGATCTGCTCGACACCTACAAATCCGCACTCGGCATGGATTGA
- a CDS encoding DUF1244 domain-containing protein, with protein MSDPTIMPDIDDAVAAAAFRRLVAHLRHRTDAENIDLMCQAGFCRNCLSDWIAEASAERGTELPKDEARAAIYGMPYGEWKDRYQREATPEQLQRMKDSVAKNA; from the coding sequence ATGTCCGATCCAACCATCATGCCCGATATCGACGATGCCGTGGCGGCGGCCGCCTTCCGCCGGCTCGTCGCCCATTTGCGCCACCGTACCGATGCCGAGAATATCGATCTGATGTGCCAGGCCGGCTTCTGCCGCAACTGCCTGTCCGACTGGATCGCCGAAGCGTCCGCCGAGCGCGGTACCGAGTTGCCGAAGGACGAGGCCCGCGCGGCAATCTACGGCATGCCCTATGGCGAGTGGAAGGATCGCTATCAGCGCGAGGCGACGCCCGAACAATTGCAGCGGATGAAGGACAGCGTTGCGAAGAATGCTTGA
- the pyk gene encoding pyruvate kinase: protein MVSDTAPRQRKVRILATLGPSSADPAMIRKLYLAGADAFRINMSHGSHDDHKQVFAAIRALEKEARRPMTILADLQGPKLRVGEFADGLVQLETDAQFTLDRDTSPGDASRVSLPHPEIFEAIGDGARLLLDDGKIVLRVTDAEANRIETVVEVGGPLSNNKGLNVPDVIIPMAALTDKDRSDLTFALDQGADWIALSFVQKPEDAAEARKLIQGRAALLAKIEKPSAVHRIDEILEAVDAVMVARGDLGVEIPPEDVPPLQKQIVEKARMVGRPVVVATQMLESMIRSPTPTRAEVSDVATAVYDGADAIMLSAESAAGDWPEESVTMMDKIATAVEADPTHWERVHFTETLPDSTSADALAEASNGIAQTVSASAIICFTTSGSTARRVSRERPSVPLLVLTPKLKTARRLGLLWGAHSVHTRDVANFEEMVAKSKRMALRAQIAAGGDRVIVMAGVPFGTPGSTNVLHIVRLIGDELKRHTNDEIASDS from the coding sequence GTGGTTTCAGACACTGCCCCGCGCCAACGCAAGGTGCGTATCCTCGCAACGCTCGGCCCGTCCAGCGCCGACCCCGCGATGATCCGCAAGCTCTATCTTGCGGGGGCCGACGCCTTCCGGATCAATATGAGCCATGGCAGCCATGACGATCACAAACAGGTGTTTGCGGCGATCCGGGCGCTCGAAAAGGAAGCCCGGCGGCCGATGACGATCCTGGCCGATCTGCAAGGCCCCAAATTGCGGGTCGGCGAGTTTGCGGACGGGCTCGTCCAGCTCGAAACCGATGCGCAATTCACCCTGGACCGGGACACGAGTCCCGGCGACGCCAGCCGCGTATCTTTGCCGCACCCGGAGATTTTCGAAGCGATCGGGGACGGGGCCCGCCTGCTGCTCGACGATGGCAAGATCGTGTTGCGCGTCACCGATGCAGAGGCCAACCGGATCGAAACGGTCGTCGAAGTCGGCGGGCCATTGTCCAACAACAAGGGCCTCAACGTCCCCGACGTGATCATCCCGATGGCCGCGCTGACCGACAAGGATCGCAGCGACCTGACCTTCGCGCTCGATCAGGGGGCGGACTGGATCGCGCTATCCTTCGTGCAGAAGCCCGAAGACGCCGCCGAAGCGCGCAAGCTGATCCAGGGGCGGGCCGCGTTGCTCGCCAAGATCGAAAAACCCTCGGCCGTTCATCGGATCGACGAAATCCTCGAGGCCGTGGATGCAGTGATGGTCGCGCGCGGCGATCTCGGCGTCGAGATACCGCCCGAGGACGTCCCGCCGCTGCAAAAGCAGATCGTGGAAAAAGCCAGGATGGTGGGCCGTCCGGTCGTCGTCGCGACCCAGATGCTCGAATCGATGATCCGATCGCCGACGCCGACCCGGGCCGAGGTCTCGGACGTCGCGACGGCCGTGTACGATGGCGCGGATGCGATCATGCTGTCGGCGGAGAGCGCGGCGGGCGACTGGCCCGAGGAATCGGTAACGATGATGGACAAGATCGCCACCGCGGTCGAGGCCGATCCCACCCATTGGGAGCGCGTGCATTTCACCGAAACCTTGCCCGATTCGACGAGTGCCGACGCGCTGGCCGAAGCCTCGAACGGCATCGCCCAGACGGTTTCGGCGAGCGCGATCATCTGTTTCACGACTTCGGGTTCGACGGCGCGTCGGGTATCGCGCGAACGGCCCTCGGTACCGCTGCTGGTGCTGACTCCCAAACTCAAGACCGCACGCCGGCTGGGCCTGTTATGGGGCGCGCATTCGGTGCACACGCGCGATGTCGCCAATTTCGAAGAGATGGTCGCCAAATCGAAGCGCATGGCGCTGCGCGCGCAGATCGCCGCGGGCGGGGACCGGGTCATCGTGATGGCCGGAGTCCCGTTCGGAACGCCCGGATCGACCAATGTGCTGCATATCGTACGCCTTATCGGCGACGAACTGAAACGCCACACGAACGACGAGATCGCCAGCGACAGCTAG